The following are from one region of the Stanieria cyanosphaera PCC 7437 genome:
- a CDS encoding DHH family phosphoesterase, with protein sequence MPSKLNTSSNHNSTITKTPANPGIINLPLEGTNLNREEQSDRDLSQIVKKLEQTLEKHRGERQIIVIQDFPDPDALSSAWTYQLIAEKYEIQCDIVYSGTLSHQENIALVKLTNLPAKRKTAPSFQAEDLSVYQGCVLVDSQGTNSQLFPIIEQAKIPLVVVIDHHSKQKDLLAEFIDLRSQTRATATILTQYLQEGLLNFNTSNTKHIKCATALMHGLRSDTNRLMQAQEEDFLAAAYLSRFYDSQLLNAVLQSARSRRVMDVIERSLRNRMIKNNFSIAGVGYLRYDDRDAIPQAADFLVTEEDIHTAVVYGIVHDEDDDIEVVIGSLRTTKLTLDPDEFIKEVFGQDNYGRFFGGGRHMAGGFEIPVGFLGSFNDNSDYAKLKWEVFDTQIKQKLLRLVNPDDDVIQTD encoded by the coding sequence ATGCCATCAAAATTAAACACTTCCTCCAATCACAATTCTACGATTACAAAAACTCCTGCAAATCCAGGAATAATTAATTTGCCTTTAGAAGGAACAAATCTTAATCGAGAAGAACAATCTGACCGCGATTTAAGCCAAATTGTTAAAAAATTAGAACAAACTTTGGAAAAACATCGAGGAGAACGGCAAATTATTGTTATTCAAGATTTTCCTGACCCCGATGCTCTTTCTAGTGCGTGGACTTATCAATTAATTGCAGAAAAATATGAAATTCAGTGCGATATTGTTTACTCTGGAACTTTATCTCATCAAGAAAATATTGCCTTAGTTAAATTGACAAATTTACCAGCTAAACGTAAAACCGCACCAAGTTTTCAAGCTGAGGATTTATCGGTTTATCAAGGTTGTGTTTTAGTTGATAGTCAAGGTACTAACAGCCAACTTTTTCCGATTATCGAACAAGCTAAAATACCCTTGGTAGTAGTAATTGATCACCACAGCAAACAAAAAGATTTGCTTGCCGAATTTATCGATTTGCGATCGCAAACAAGAGCAACTGCGACAATTCTGACTCAATATCTACAAGAAGGATTGTTAAACTTCAACACCAGTAATACCAAGCATATCAAATGTGCTACGGCGTTAATGCATGGTTTAAGGTCGGATACTAACCGTTTAATGCAAGCACAAGAAGAAGATTTCCTCGCTGCTGCTTATCTAAGTCGTTTTTATGATTCTCAATTACTCAACGCTGTTTTACAATCTGCCCGTTCACGTCGAGTGATGGATGTAATTGAAAGATCTTTGAGAAATCGGATGATCAAAAACAATTTTTCCATCGCAGGTGTTGGTTATTTACGCTATGATGACCGCGATGCCATTCCTCAAGCAGCAGATTTTTTGGTGACTGAAGAAGATATTCACACCGCAGTAGTTTATGGAATTGTTCACGACGAAGATGATGATATTGAAGTAGTGATTGGTTCTTTGAGAACTACCAAACTTACGCTCGATCCTGATGAATTTATTAAAGAAGTGTTTGGTCAAGATAATTATGGCAGATTTTTTGGTGGTGGTCGCCACATGGCGGGAGGTTTTGAAATTCCTGTTGGTTTTTTAGGTAGTTTTAATGATAATTCTGACTACGCTAAACTCAAATGGGAAGTTTTTGATACTCAAATTAAACAAAAACTATTGCGTTTGGTTAATCCTGATGATGATGTGATTCAAACTGACTAA
- a CDS encoding HNH endonuclease: protein MGKVLVLNASYEPLNITSWRRAVVLLIKGKAEQLEHNGRFLYADVPLPTVIRLRYYVRVPYKEIPLTRRNVLERDRHTCQYCRAKNEQLTLDHVIPRSRGGGDTWENLVAACVRCNVKKGSRTPKEANMSLLTQPRRPHSSLHFEIVKYTQGNHNQEWKKYVIGI, encoded by the coding sequence ATGGGCAAGGTTCTGGTGCTAAACGCCTCTTACGAACCGCTCAATATCACTAGTTGGCGCAGGGCGGTTGTACTACTTATAAAGGGCAAAGCGGAACAACTCGAACATAACGGCAGGTTCCTTTATGCCGATGTTCCTCTACCGACGGTAATTCGACTTCGTTACTATGTTAGAGTTCCTTATAAAGAAATTCCTTTAACTCGTCGTAACGTTCTAGAAAGAGATCGTCATACTTGTCAATACTGTAGGGCGAAAAATGAGCAATTAACTTTAGATCACGTTATTCCCCGTTCTCGCGGTGGAGGAGATACTTGGGAAAATTTAGTAGCAGCTTGTGTGCGTTGTAATGTCAAAAAAGGCAGTCGTACACCAAAAGAAGCTAATATGTCTCTTCTGACTCAACCCCGCAGACCCCATAGTAGCCTTCATTTTGAAATTGTCAAGTATACCCAAGGCAATCATAACCAAGAATGGAAAAAATATGTCATTGGAATTTGA
- the alr gene encoding alanine racemase: MLSWQPTTGIEQLSLVNRQRAWVEIDLKALAHNVRQIKQIISPATELMAVVKADAYGHGAVTVAQTALAHGASVLAIATLAEGIELRQAGINAPILILGAINTAEEIKAVAAWQLEPTICNPQQALIFAETLARSQKNLAVHLKLDTGMSRLGTNWQSATEFVRLVQQLPYLSIASIYSHLATADELDPTIMKLQQQRFQSAISQLKLNHLTPPCLHLANSAATLSDRSLDYDLVRVGLALYGLYPASHLQSTVALKPVLQLKAKITQVKQIAAGTGVSYGHHFVADQDLTIAVVGIGYADGVPRHLSNRLKAIVRGQLVRQIGTITMDQLMLDVSDLPNLQPGEIVTLIGKDGDFVISADDWANTLNTISWEILCGFKHRLPRVNI, encoded by the coding sequence ATGCTTAGTTGGCAACCAACTACTGGGATTGAACAATTATCTTTGGTAAATCGTCAACGAGCTTGGGTAGAGATTGATTTAAAAGCTTTAGCTCATAATGTACGTCAAATTAAACAAATTATTTCTCCTGCAACAGAATTAATGGCTGTAGTCAAAGCAGATGCCTATGGACATGGTGCAGTTACTGTAGCTCAAACAGCATTAGCTCATGGTGCTTCAGTTTTAGCGATCGCGACTTTGGCAGAGGGGATCGAACTGCGTCAAGCGGGAATTAATGCGCCCATTTTAATTTTAGGGGCAATCAATACGGCTGAAGAAATTAAGGCAGTGGCAGCTTGGCAATTAGAACCAACGATTTGTAATCCTCAACAGGCTCTAATTTTTGCCGAAACTTTAGCTCGTAGTCAAAAAAATTTGGCTGTTCATCTCAAACTTGATACAGGAATGTCTCGTCTTGGTACTAACTGGCAAAGTGCAACAGAATTTGTCAGACTGGTTCAGCAACTACCTTATTTAAGTATAGCTAGTATTTACTCTCATTTAGCTACTGCTGATGAACTAGATCCTACCATCATGAAATTGCAACAACAACGATTTCAATCAGCGATCTCTCAACTGAAATTAAATCATCTAACACCCCCCTGTTTGCATTTGGCTAATTCGGCTGCTACTTTAAGCGATCGCAGTTTAGATTATGATCTTGTTAGAGTTGGTTTAGCTTTGTATGGACTTTATCCTGCTTCTCATCTACAATCTACAGTCGCTCTCAAACCAGTTTTACAACTGAAGGCGAAAATTACTCAAGTCAAACAAATTGCTGCTGGTACAGGAGTTAGTTATGGACATCATTTTGTAGCGGATCAAGATTTAACTATCGCTGTAGTCGGAATTGGTTATGCGGATGGTGTCCCTAGACATCTTTCTAATCGTTTAAAAGCGATCGTTCGTGGTCAATTGGTACGTCAAATTGGGACAATTACAATGGATCAATTAATGTTAGATGTCAGCGATTTACCTAATTTACAACCAGGCGAAATTGTTACTTTGATTGGGAAAGATGGAGATTTTGTTATTTCAGCAGATGATTGGGCAAATACTTTAAATACAATTTCCTGGGAAATTCTTTGCGGTTTCAAACATCGATTACCGAGAGTGAATATTTAA
- the nadC gene encoding carboxylating nicotinate-nucleotide diphosphorylase, with amino-acid sequence MKAVLPAQIILEPLLRQWLLEDIGRGDRTSAGLFSGEVKQGKAEWIVKEEGVIAGLPIAARVFQLLDENVNFDPIIAEGEFCSLGTIIAKIDGNQEALLTGERVALNLAMRLSGIATLTRKYTEQIADLPTKLVDTRKTTPGLRILEKYATQVGGAVNHRLGLDDAVMIKDNHIQAAGGIASAIALLRENIPYPLTIEVETSNLEEVQAALEHGADIIMLDNMSLEMMTQAVQLIRNQNSQIKIEASGNITLARIRAVAETGVDYISSSAPITRSSWLDLSMRMI; translated from the coding sequence ATGAAAGCCGTTTTACCTGCCCAAATAATTTTAGAACCTCTTTTACGTCAATGGTTACTTGAAGATATTGGCAGAGGCGATCGCACTAGCGCAGGATTATTTAGCGGGGAAGTCAAGCAAGGTAAGGCGGAATGGATTGTTAAAGAAGAGGGTGTCATCGCAGGATTACCAATTGCAGCTAGAGTATTTCAATTATTAGATGAGAACGTTAATTTCGATCCGATAATAGCAGAAGGAGAATTTTGTTCGTTAGGGACAATTATTGCCAAAATTGACGGAAATCAGGAAGCTTTATTAACTGGAGAGAGAGTTGCTTTAAATTTAGCCATGCGTTTGAGTGGGATTGCGACATTAACGAGGAAATACACTGAACAAATTGCCGATTTACCCACCAAACTAGTAGATACTCGGAAAACCACTCCAGGGTTAAGAATTTTAGAAAAATATGCTACTCAAGTTGGAGGTGCGGTTAATCATCGCTTGGGATTGGATGACGCGGTGATGATCAAAGATAATCATATTCAAGCAGCAGGAGGAATTGCTAGCGCGATCGCACTTTTACGGGAGAATATACCTTATCCTTTAACAATTGAAGTGGAAACTAGCAATTTAGAGGAAGTACAAGCAGCTTTAGAACACGGTGCAGATATTATTATGTTAGATAATATGTCCCTGGAAATGATGACTCAAGCGGTTCAACTGATTCGTAATCAAAACAGTCAAATCAAAATTGAAGCATCGGGCAATATTACTTTAGCAAGAATTCGCGCTGTAGCAGAAACAGGAGTTGATTATATTTCTAGTAGTGCGCCAATCACAAGATCTTCTTGGTTAGATTTGAGTATGAGAATGATTTAG